One part of the Tolypothrix sp. NIES-4075 genome encodes these proteins:
- the cas6 gene encoding CRISPR-associated endoribonuclease Cas6 translates to MPRHSQKKLTTSSSLAQWSKDTELIGLEFELICEKDAYLYPQYTIGLHAWFLDQVRSLDAELSAYLHDGESEKPFTISALDGEIISSGRQIQLSAKTTYRWYVTALSSRVQKWMLEWMENLPSVVDLRSGTLKINSCHIIHPPTTYGQLLNSEHSNTVTLKFLSPTSFRRKGHHFPLPVPVNIFHSYLRRWNDFSGIIIDQDAFLAWVDDCVLINRCQITTAKVLAGKKGAVTAFTGAIEFSLTKEGSKQAEFQQLFYALGKLAPYCGTGHKTTFGLGQTRLGWSSQVLPDVPDVESVLAKRIEDLAEIFKEKRKRTGGDRADEIATKWATILARREMGESLQVVAQDLGMPYETVKTYVKLARRALKQED, encoded by the coding sequence ACTCTCAAAAAAAGCTAACTACATCATCTTCGCTAGCTCAATGGTCAAAAGACACAGAGTTAATCGGCTTGGAGTTTGAGTTAATCTGCGAAAAAGATGCTTACCTTTACCCGCAGTATACTATTGGACTCCATGCTTGGTTTCTCGACCAAGTGCGATCGCTTGACGCAGAACTTTCTGCTTACCTCCACGATGGAGAATCGGAAAAACCTTTTACTATCTCTGCTTTAGATGGAGAGATAATTAGTAGCGGCAGACAAATACAATTATCTGCTAAAACTACTTACCGCTGGTATGTCACAGCTTTGTCAAGTCGAGTGCAAAAGTGGATGCTTGAGTGGATGGAAAATTTGCCCAGTGTAGTTGACTTGCGCTCTGGCACTTTAAAGATAAACTCTTGCCATATTATCCATCCTCCCACAACTTATGGACAATTACTAAATTCTGAGCATAGCAATACTGTCACCCTAAAATTCTTGAGTCCTACAAGTTTTCGTCGCAAAGGTCATCACTTCCCCCTCCCAGTACCAGTTAATATCTTCCACAGCTACTTGCGACGCTGGAATGACTTTTCTGGGATAATTATTGACCAAGATGCTTTCCTGGCTTGGGTAGATGATTGTGTGTTGATAAATCGTTGTCAGATAACAACTGCAAAGGTACTAGCCGGTAAAAAAGGTGCGGTGACAGCTTTTACTGGGGCAATTGAGTTTAGTTTAACTAAAGAAGGATCTAAACAGGCGGAGTTTCAACAGTTATTTTATGCTTTGGGGAAACTTGCACCTTATTGTGGTACTGGTCATAAAACTACATTTGGGTTGGGACAAACGCGCTTAGGTTGGTCATCGCAAGTTTTGCCGGATGTACCGGATGTGGAAAGTGTGTTAGCGAAACGCATTGAAGATTTAGCAGAAATTTTTAAGGAAAAACGCAAGCGTACAGGTGGCGATCGCGCGGATGAAATAGCCACAAAATGGGCGACAATATTAGCACGGCGAGAAATGGGAGAATCGTTGCAAGTGGTAGCGCAAGATTTGGGGATGCCTTATGAAACGGTGAAAACTTATGTTAAGTTGGCGCGACGGGCGTTGAAACAAGAGGATTAA